The Oceanotoga teriensis DNA window CCCATTTAAAAAAAGTACTTATTCAGAAAAAACCTTTTCTATATTAAAAAAAGATCTATCTTTAAGTTTTAACTTCATGATAAAAGAAAAACCCATATTATGGAAAAGTATATTGATAATATCTTTATTCAATTTATTCATGTCATCAATGTTAATCGTTGGAATTCCATCAATATTTATAAAAACATTAAAATTAAGTGATAATCTATATGGAATTACACAAGGTATTTTAGGAATAGGTTCTATATTTGGTGGAATTGTTACCGGTATTTTAAATACAAAATTGAACATAAAAAAATCTTATTATCTTTTACTTGGAGCTACAATTTCTATTTTTCCAATGATAATAACTTTAATTATCTCTAAATCTATAATAATAAACTATATAATTATTTCTATCATGGGATTTTCTATAATGACATTTGCAACAATGTTCAGCATACAAATGATTACTTTTGTTCAAATTCAAACCCCTACTGAAATTTCTGGAAAGGTTATATCTTGTCTTTTAGGTTTATCATTATGTGCAATGCCTATTGGTCAAGCTTTATATGGAATATTATTTCAAAATTGGATTTCAACTCCTTGGATAGTATTAATAATATCTCTTTTATCATCTTTAATAATTTCATTTTTTTCTAAATTTACTTTTCAAAATTTATAAAAAAACTCCAAAAAAGATATTGTGATAAATTACAGTATCTAATTTGGAGTTTCTATTTCATTTAAAAATCTTTTCTATATCTTCAGAACAATACTCAATAGTTTCAATTGTTTTATATATTTTATTCTTCAAAATAATCTTCAAGATTATAAGGTGAATAAATACCTTTATCGGTAACTATCCCAGAAACAAGTTTAGGTGGAGTTATATCAAATGAAGGATAATAACCTTTTACACCTTCCATAGCGGTTTTAATTCCCATTGCTTGAGTTACAAAATCACCATCTCTTTCTTCTATTTTTATAGTTTCAATAGTTGGATGTTCTTTATTAGGAATTCCAGTAGCAAAATAAGGTATATTCCAATAATTTGCACAAAGTGCTATTTGAAAAGTTCCAATTTTATTTACAACATGTCCATCCATAGTTATTGCATCAACAGCAGAAGTAAAAAGATCTACACCCTTTTTTTTCATAACATAACCTGGCATATTATCTGTTATTACAGTCACATCTATCCCCATATCTTGAATAACACTCGCTGTAAGCCGAGATCCTTGAAAATAAGGTCTTGTTTCAGCACTAAAAACTTTTATTCTATTATTATTTTCATTACAAAGCCTCATCAACATCCCAACAACGGTTTCTCCGAAACATTGAGTCATTATAGTTCCATTTTTAGGAATTTTTTTATACAAATATTTAGCAACTTTTTCATACCTCAAATATTTTTTATTTGCTTCATCTATTGCTACTTTTAGAACTTCTTCAACTGCATTTTTTCTATCAGATACCATTTCTAAAGCCTTTTTATGACAATTAAAAACTGCTTTTTTCATATTTTCAACAGTAGTAGGTCTTGAATGACATAAAGTATCAACAGCTTTATCAACATAATCTATATATTCATCATCAGAAAAATTTTTAGCTTCATTAACAGCCAGTACCACTCCCATATTAACTGCTATATAAGGTCCTCCACTTTGAGTAACCATATCTTTAAGAGCTTTTGATACATCTTGATGATTATTACAAATTTCATATCTTATTTCATTTGGATAAACTCTTCTATCTAAAATTTTTACTTTTTCATTTTCATACCATGCCACATTTTCATATCTAAGCATGAAAGCTAAATTCTTATCTGCTCTAAACAAAATATCCCCCCTCAAATGTTGATTATAGCATCTAATGCAATTTCTATAGTTTTATCAACAGTTTTAGTCAGTAAATCTGGATCTTGTTCACATTCATCTGCAGCATCTAAAACATCCAATGCATTACCATCAACCGATAAAATAGAACCTGCTTTAACATCGAACATACTTGCAGCTGTATACAAAGCTGCAACTTCCATTTCAAGGGCAATTGCTCCTGCTTTAGCTTGTAATTCCGTATTTGTTGGCATAACTCCTGAATAATATGCACCTTGAGTTACAATTATTCCTTTAAAAACTTCTACATTTTTATCTTCTGCACTTTTCATCAATGCATTTAAAACATCAAAATCAGCTACTGCTGGAAAAGATTCTGGAACATATATATTTGATACACCTTCTTCCTTTGAAGCCGCAGTTGCAACAACTATAGTTCCAGCTTTAACTTCTTTTTTCAATCCTCCACATGTACCAACTCTTATAATATGTTTGGCTCCACCTTTTATTAGACTTATAAAAGCAAGCATAGCCCCACTCGCACCAACTCCATGAGAAGTTATGGTTAAAGGAACCCCTTTATATTCACCATAAAAAGACCAATATTCCCTACTTTTATTCAATACTTTTTTATTATCTAACATATCAGAAATTTTTTCTGCTCTTTCTGGATCTCCACAAACTATTACTTTAGATGTAACTTCACCTTTTTTCAACTTTATTCCAGGTAATAATATATCCTTATTCATAATTTTTCCCCCTTATAATATTTATAAAAACTTTTATATTTCAATTTTATATTATAAAAAACAAAAAAAGTTAAAATCATATTATAAAATTATCACTTATA harbors:
- a CDS encoding nucleoside phosphorylase; this encodes MNKDILLPGIKLKKGEVTSKVIVCGDPERAEKISDMLDNKKVLNKSREYWSFYGEYKGVPLTITSHGVGASGAMLAFISLIKGGAKHIIRVGTCGGLKKEVKAGTIVVATAASKEEGVSNIYVPESFPAVADFDVLNALMKSAEDKNVEVFKGIIVTQGAYYSGVMPTNTELQAKAGAIALEMEVAALYTAASMFDVKAGSILSVDGNALDVLDAADECEQDPDLLTKTVDKTIEIALDAIINI
- a CDS encoding MFS transporter, producing the protein MNKNFIFIVIGQIISLFGNSILRFTLPLYLLRITESISLFGIVSAISFIPLIIMSLIGGVIADRKNKRNIMVFLDFFTAFIIFIYTIIYNHISLIPCLIITLIILYGIQGTYHPTVQSSIPLIVSKDKIMQGNSIINLVNSLANFSGPIIGGILFGIYGINPILIVSIICFLFSAILELFIIIPFKKSTYSEKTFSILKKDLSLSFNFMIKEKPILWKSILIISLFNLFMSSMLIVGIPSIFIKTLKLSDNLYGITQGILGIGSIFGGIVTGILNTKLNIKKSYYLLLGATISIFPMIITLIISKSIIINYIIISIMGFSIMTFATMFSIQMITFVQIQTPTEISGKVISCLLGLSLCAMPIGQALYGILFQNWISTPWIVLIISLLSSLIISFFSKFTFQNL
- a CDS encoding S-methyl-5-thioribose-1-phosphate isomerase: MFRADKNLAFMLRYENVAWYENEKVKILDRRVYPNEIRYEICNNHQDVSKALKDMVTQSGGPYIAVNMGVVLAVNEAKNFSDDEYIDYVDKAVDTLCHSRPTTVENMKKAVFNCHKKALEMVSDRKNAVEEVLKVAIDEANKKYLRYEKVAKYLYKKIPKNGTIMTQCFGETVVGMLMRLCNENNNRIKVFSAETRPYFQGSRLTASVIQDMGIDVTVITDNMPGYVMKKKGVDLFTSAVDAITMDGHVVNKIGTFQIALCANYWNIPYFATGIPNKEHPTIETIKIEERDGDFVTQAMGIKTAMEGVKGYYPSFDITPPKLVSGIVTDKGIYSPYNLEDYFEE